The following nucleotide sequence is from Macaca fascicularis isolate 582-1 chromosome 15, T2T-MFA8v1.1.
CAGTGGCCACTTCCTCTAGGGGTGGCTGGGCGGAGCTATTGGCAGAGCTCTAGGTGTGTGTCCTGCCACACACCACCAATCATCCAAGCTGTTGGCATGCGGTGAGGAccttttctccccttcctttttcctccccaCAGCTGTAGGAGAGGGGGTTTCTGCGGGGCGGATGTCACTTTGCTAGGGGCTAGGTCTTCCCACCCCCACACTACATCTTGTTCCAGCTCCTTCCTATCCTGGATGTAGGCCATTTTGGGGTTCCTATTAGGGGTCACATCCTGGTAAAAGAACATTAGGGAGCGCCTTTGGGCACCCCTGCTCAGCTGCCCCCTTCTCCCCCAACTGGTTCCCTGTCTCCTCCATCAACCAGGCCCCCAACACCTATGAAGGCCTGGCAGTCCCTGGGTCCTCCACCACAAATGCCCCCTTTTTCCTTGGGGCTGTGTGTGAAGGGACAGCTTTGGGACTTTTTAAAGAAGAACTTTGCtgtgaaaataagagaaaaaccaaaaccaaaccaagaaAATGTCAAAACCTCTGCTGGTCCAGAATCTGTGCTCGGCCTCTGGCTCTGCTCCTGCCTTGCCTCTGCCTAGGAAGCTGCAGTCCTTCTTAAGCCCTCTGCAACTCCCATGCTCACCTGCTCCCTGGCTCCCCATGAGGATGCATGGGGGGCAGTGCTGCCGCATGCCTTTCCAGAGGTGCTGCAGCCATGGCTGTTCCTTACCTTCACCCCTGGCCCGGACCTGTTCCTGAACGCCCAGTTACTAGAAACCCCAGGATGATGAGGAGTGAGGGATGCAAACCAGGAACCCCCAGTCTCATGGGGAGAATGGAGCCTCACCCTGGAGCTGGGGAGATCATCTGAGTCAGTGCAGCTGCAGCTACACATCATAAGCCCCAGTGGACAAGGCAGCCAGGAGGAGGGCGGGGCAGATCAGGGCAGATAACCAGGAGGACCGAGTTTGGGGTCCAGTATGGCCCACATGGGTCTAAGATGCATGGAGAGGAAGCACAGGGAGGACATGGGGACAGGCCCAGTCCCTACCCCTGTGCTCTGGACCTCAGCGTCCCCTCCGTGGCCCCTCTGGCCCTGGCCCAGGGATGCCTTCTGCTTCATTGAGCCCATCTGTTTGAGACTTGCTAACACCTTCCTCTtttgtgactggaagtcacaggGCCAGGTGATAAACCGTGCAGTCACGGAGGGAACAAAGAGCCTAGTTGtaaagggacagagaaaagagGAGCAAGGGAGGACGGTGGATGACAGGGAAGACGAGTTGGGGCAGAGCTGCTCGGGACCATGGCTGAGGCCATCACCTATGCAGATCTGAGGTTTGTGAAGGCACCCCTGAAGAAGAGCATCTCCAGCCGGTTAGGACAGGGTAAGGGGGATGAGGCCTCCCCTTGGTCCTgcatccccactccccaccccacagatCCTATTCCCGACTCCCACCTTggtccctcttctcttctctccagaCCCAGGGGCTGATGACGATGGGGAACTCACCTATGAGAATGTTCAAGTGCCCCCAGTCCCAGGGGGACCCTCAAGCTTGGCTTCTTCTGGACTAGGCGACAAAGCAGGTCTGGAGAGCCTGGGGGATGTGTGTTTGTTGAGGGGCTGTGTCTTGAGCCGGGGAGTCcacaatgtttttgttgttgttgagacagggtcttgctctgtcacacaggctggagtgcagtggtgtgatcatggctcattgcagcctcgagctcctgggctcaagtgatcctcctgccctggcctcctaaagtgttgggattgcaggcgtgcaccCCCACGCCATGGCCCACAATATTCTTGAGAGCACAATACCCTGGGGAAAGGAGGAGGGCGGTTCTTAGGAAACGGAAGAATAGGAACAGGATAAATGGGAGCCAGGGGAGGAAGAAAGATTCCTCCGGCAAGGTGGAGACCCCAGTGAGGGAGATAAGGGCTGCGGAGGGATAGGGCAGCCCTGTGGGGGATGAGTTCTAATGGGAAATGGGGAGCCATGGGAGGGAAAAGGGGGGATGGGAGTTGGATGAGAGCAAAGGGGGAGAGGGTTTGGGGCCGACAGATAAGGGGCCCCTGAGGAAGCGATAAAGGAAGAACTACGAGAGATGAGGGGGTCCGGGAAAAGATACGGTGAGACCCAGGAGGGAGCCGAGAGAGTCCTAGGCAGAGGAGGAACTCAGTAGAGTGACAGGGTGTACCAGAGCAACCCTAGCGGGCAACGTGGGGCAGACTGGAGTTTCCCAGTGGCGAGGGCGAAGCGGGTGCACCGGAGGAGAAGGGGCAATACTCGGGGCTTCCCGTCTCAAACTCAATGCTCCCCTCGACAGCGGTCAAGTCGGAGCAGTCAACTGCGTCCTGGAGCGCCGTGACGTCACTAGCCGTCGGGCGGATTCTCCCCTGTGAGTGAGTGTGCGGTGCGGCCGCGGGGGCACGTGCTCGCGCCTGTCCCGGCTGCGGATGGCGCTGGGCCCCGCGGGGTGCAGCTCTTCCCAGGATGAGTCCGGGCGCAGCCCTTCCGACCGCCCCGGCTGCCCTGCCCCGTTCACCTACATCGGGTGCGTCTGAATCCGACGTGCACCGCCCCCCTGCGGATGGTCCCAATTCGCCTTCCTGCccccctttctcctctctccctctctcggTCTGatatttccttccccttctcccaggTTATGCCCCTGAGTCCTTACCAGCTCTGATTCTGGAACACCCTCTCCCCTACCTGCGAAACACCCCGCTACCCAACAGAAACCACCATGGTTGCCCCCTCAGCTCTGCACCTCCCTCCTCTTAGGGATGCCTTCCCCAGGGGTCTCCTCCGCGGACCTGTCCCCTCGTCTCTACATTCTTTCCGGGGGCTGACTGCCCGCATCCATCCCACTGTCCCCCTAAGGCCGCACAGCCTGCCTGCGATACTTCCTGCTCGGCCTGCTCCTCACCTGCCTGCTGTTAGGAGTAGCCGTCATCTGCCTGGGAATGCGCTGTGAGTAAGGCTGTCCCCACTTCCCACTTACACGGAACGACTTTCGTCCTGACTTTCCCCGCAAAGCTGACCTTCCTCAGCAGGGCTCATAGTCACTACCACCACATCCttagctttgggtttggtttccTGCCAGGGCTGTTGTCTTCCTGAATTGTCCTCACCTAATCCAGTACCTCCTTACACTTTAGGCAGTCAAATCTTGTATTTCAGCCTGTGATGCAAAAAGTtgcaagaaggagaaaaagggcTGATGCTGCAGTCTCAGGGCACTAGGGCAGGGCTGGAGAAGACATCCACCAAATCTCTGTGGCCAAACAGATCTGCAGGTGTCTCAGCAGCTCCAGCAGATGAATAGGGTTCTGGAAGCCACTAACAGCAGCCTGAGGCAGCAGCTCCACCTGAAGATAAGGCAGCTGGGACAGAGCGCAGAGGATCTGCAGGGGTCCAGGAGAGAGCTGGCGCAGAGTCAGGAAGCACTAGAGGTGGAACAGAGGGCTCATCAGGCGGCCGAAGGGCAGCTACAGGCCTGCCAGACAGACAGCGAGAAGACGAAGGAGACCTTGCAAAGTGAGGAGCAACAGAGGAGGGCCTTGGAGCAGAagctgagcaacatggagaacaGACTGAAGCCCTTCTTCACATGCCGCTCATCAGGTGTCCgctctggggagaggagagaagggagggatggaTTGGAGCAAGGAGATACTAGTGGAAGGGGTCTATCACCCAGGGGCCTGTGAGGTGTTCAGGAAAGGGGCAGTGAACCAGAGTGGTGGCTGACATGAGCTGTTCAGCTTTGGCCAACAGAGAGAAGGACCAAGCTGCATACTGGATTTAGGGGGACCCACCGAGCTCCAAGGCTCATCCTGTGGGGTAGAGGAGGATGGCAGCCAGCAGTCCAAATCACACTGTCCAAGGTTTCTTCCTGTTGATATCAGTGACAAAGATCTGGAACGCCCCCAAATTTGGATGTGAACTTGGCAGTTTGCACATCTTTCTAAAGACAGGGTCctcaattttcattaattttcattataGCTGAGATCTCCCCAAAGGGTAAGACTAACTGACTGACATGGAGTGCAACCTGGTGGTGGGCCAAGGCAGTGAGGCTCTCAGTACTCACAGTGAGGTGGAGCCTGGAGTTGTGGTGTAGGGAACTAGGATGGGGTGTCCATTCATTTTGAAAGCAGGACCCCAGCCAGTAGGTGGAGATGGGGAAAGGGACACATAAAAGAGGCAAGGCTGTGTCAAAACAGGCTGAGGGTCTAGGCAAGGTGCCAGGCCCAAGGGGACTGGGGTGTTTTTGGGCTATGATCAGGTTTAGGCTCTGTCTAGCTTGGGGTCATCTGGTCGATCTCCCCAGGCATAAGACAGCAAGATTATGTGCAGACGCCCCTTGCCCTCATTTCCTTAACCTGAACCTCTGTGACCATCAGTTCCATGCCAGGGCTGCCCATTCTCTTAGCAGCACCTTAGACCTCTACATCCCAAACTGCTCTTCTGGCAAAAGGATGGTTTCAGACTTCCACTCTGATCACAGCTGCCCACCACTCCTCCAGGTTTTCCCCAAACTTTTTTATCTCATTGAGGCCTCCAATCTGCTGACTCccctttttctcccttcccaTCAGCTGTCTCCTGTCCACACTTCTCTCCCTACCTATCATGGGTTTGGAGCCCATCACTTTTactactcacttttttttttttttttttttttaatagagacaaggtctcactatgtttccctggctggtatcgaactcctgggctcaagcgatcctcctgtctcagcctcccaaagtgctgagattacaatcgtgagccaccgcacatggctCACTCACTTCTTTGTTCCGTTATCCTTCTAGTGCACCTGATGGGCAAAATTTCAACTCTGGATGAACCCAACTGCCCACAGTCAGCACCAAGGTGTGACAAATTGTGGAATCATTTTGCTCAGTGCCACTGAGACTCTAGTCTCTCAGCACTGCCTGGCAACCTCTGCAGTGGTTAGCTTGCTCTCCATAATAACTccttctccctcactttcagCACATGCCCTCACCTTCCATTCTGAGAGGAATTCCCTCCACTTCCCATCACCAAGTCTATAAATCCATTTGGATTTTTGCCCATCCTCATCTTTTGCAAGGATAGCTGCAACaactttctaaatgtttttccTACTCACTCCTCTCCCCACAGTCCATTCTTCATATTGGAGCCAGGGTAATTCTTTACaaaaatctgatcatgtcatcCCAATCTAGAGCATTCCAGTTAATTGATTACATAAACAGTTATGGAATACATAACAGATAATATGTTCTAGCACTGTGCCCAGGCACTTGGGATATAGCTAGTGAACAAAATTCCTCTGTGTAGAATCCTACACtgactttctctttctcataatataaaaataaaaaatccttaaCATAGCTTCCAACACCCCTGCCTACCTTTCAGTGTTCCACTTATCCCCTCACTTTCTTCCATTTGGTCATacggatttcttttcttttctgttctgttctttttttttttttttttttttttttgaggtggagtctcactctgtgagaCTGAAGtgcactcccaggctggagtgcagtggtgtgatctcggctcactgcaatctctgcctcctgggttcaagcgatcctttt
It contains:
- the CD72 gene encoding B-cell differentiation antigen CD72 isoform X1, coding for MAEAITYADLRFVKAPLKKSISSRLGQDPGADDDGELTYENVQVPPVPGGPSSLASSGLGDKAAVKSEQSTASWSAVTSLAVGRILPCRTACLRYFLLGLLLTCLLLGVAVICLGMRYLQVSQQLQQMNRVLEATNSSLRQQLHLKIRQLGQSAEDLQGSRRELAQSQEALEVEQRAHQAAEGQLQACQTDSEKTKETLQSEEQQRRALEQKLSNMENRLKPFFTCRSSDTCCPMGWTMHQKSCFYISPTSKTWQESQKHCETLSSKLVTFSEIYQQSRSYFVLNLLPNGGSGNSYWTGLSSNKDGKLTDDTQHTRVYVQSSKCTKVQKNWSWYWTTETEACGSSLPFICEMTAFRFPD
- the CD72 gene encoding B-cell differentiation antigen CD72 isoform X2; translated protein: MAEAITYADLRFVKAPLKKSISSRLGQDPGADDDGELTYENVQVPPVPGGPSSLASSGLGDKAAVKSEQSTASWSAVTSLAVGRILPCRTACLRYFLLGLLLTCLLLGVAVICLGMRYLQVSQQLQQMNRVLEATNSSLRQQLHLKIRQLGQSAEDLQGSRRELAQSQEALEVEQRAHQAAEGQLQACQTDSEKTKETLQSEEQQRRALEQKLSNMENRLKPFFTCRSSDTCCPMGWTMHQKSCFYISPTSKTWQESQKHCETLSSKLVTFSEIYQQSVSFVLNLLPNGGSGNSYWTGLSSNKDGKLTDDTQHTRVYVQSSKCTKVQKNWSWYWTTETEACGSSLPFICEMTAFRFPD
- the CD72 gene encoding B-cell differentiation antigen CD72 isoform X3, producing MEWESQNSGYGVSRPLHDPGADDDGELTYENVQVPPVPGGPSSLASSGLGDKAAVKSEQSTASWSAVTSLAVGRILPCRTACLRYFLLGLLLTCLLLGVAVICLGMRYLQVSQQLQQMNRVLEATNSSLRQQLHLKIRQLGQSAEDLQGSRRELAQSQEALEVEQRAHQAAEGQLQACQTDSEKTKETLQSEEQQRRALEQKLSNMENRLKPFFTCRSSDTCCPMGWTMHQKSCFYISPTSKTWQESQKHCETLSSKLVTFSEIYQQSRSYFVLNLLPNGGSGNSYWTGLSSNKDGKLTDDTQHTRVYVQSSKCTKVQKNWSWYWTTETEACGSSLPFICEMTAFRFPD
- the CD72 gene encoding B-cell differentiation antigen CD72 isoform X4, which codes for MGIPEQWLWYPGADDDGELTYENVQVPPVPGGPSSLASSGLGDKAAVKSEQSTASWSAVTSLAVGRILPCRTACLRYFLLGLLLTCLLLGVAVICLGMRYLQVSQQLQQMNRVLEATNSSLRQQLHLKIRQLGQSAEDLQGSRRELAQSQEALEVEQRAHQAAEGQLQACQTDSEKTKETLQSEEQQRRALEQKLSNMENRLKPFFTCRSSDTCCPMGWTMHQKSCFYISPTSKTWQESQKHCETLSSKLVTFSEIYQQSRSYFVLNLLPNGGSGNSYWTGLSSNKDGKLTDDTQHTRVYVQSSKCTKVQKNWSWYWTTETEACGSSLPFICEMTAFRFPD